A stretch of DNA from Erwinia aphidicola:
CTGACCTTTTTCAGTAAAATTTTCCCCTTTGCCATTTTGCCGTCGGAAACCGAACCGCTGGGCGTGTTTCAGGTGCCGACCGAACGGGTGATTGGCCGCAGCTGGCGCTGGTGGCCGGAGCATCTGAGCGGCAATAGCGAAGAGAAGCTGCGTGAGCACCTTGCCAGCCCAGCCGCTGCGGAAAGCACCTCCTGGTACTTTATCTCGGCGCTGGCGCTACTGTTAGCCGTGCAGGGACAGAGCCGGGTGAACTACTGCCGCATGCGCCATATTCCGCTGATTGCCGCCAGAGTGACTTATCTCTCTTACCCGCCGGCAGACCGCCTGAAGATCTATCATATGAATAAAGGCAAAATCCGTCAGAGCTGGGTAGTGCTCAACGACCGCTATCTGCAGGCGATTCAGTGGCCGCGTATTACGCTGCCTGCACTCAGCACCTATGGGGTGCACAGCGCAACATGGCCACACACCTTTCCAGCGCCCGATTCGGTGTTTGAAGCCCTGTACGATCCGCAGCCTGCAGAAGATTTTGTTGCCCCCTGCGTCGACCTTCAGGCGCTGCAAGAGAAGCTAGAGGCGGAGAAGCAGGCACAGCTGCAGGCCGCCAGACCGGTGAAAATGGCGCTCAGCGATATGGACATTGTCAATATCTGGCCGGTCAGCATGACGCTGATGTTCTTTTTCCTGCTGTCGCTGGTGGCGGCGGGCGTGACCGCCGGCAGCGGCTGGTTAGGGCTGGTGAGCCTGGTGATTTGTGGCATGTCGGGCAGCCTGCTGCTGTTTCTCGCCGCGCCGGTTTTCCTGGTCAGCCAGCGCTTACGCAGCCGCCGCAGAGAGGAGGATGAAGAGGGCGTCAATGAGGAGATCAAAAGTGGGGAGGTGCCTCCCTCGGTTCGATCGTAACGCTTGCGCTTTTGCGGCCAAAAAAAGCCCGCAGGTTATGCGGGCAATAATGCTTTGATTGTGGCTTTGCGATGAGTTGTCGCACTAAAATAATGGCACTATTTAACTAGAAATTATAAGCGTTTATACCGATCGATAGCAGATTATCGATCTAATAATCCGATTGGTTGGATAACCTGCTAATCGTGCGAAGCACCCCAGCTATTTTCTCTGTTAACCCATTCAGTGCGGCTGCTCAAATCCCGCTTCAATCATCTTTTCACGCATGGCGCTGGCGATCACCCGGTTACCGCCAGTGACCGGATAAATCACGTTATTGACCACGTCATCGACATCATGTTCGTTAAATTCCTGCCGGGTGAGCTGTGCTCCGCCCTCATCATTAATCGCAATCGCGCCTTTAATATGGCCACCAGAATTCTGCGCGGTCAGACTGTAACGTCCCATACTGGTACTGATAGTGCTCATAAGGTCACCTCATCGCATTTTCAAGGAAAAGGGTGGCAAGTGAGTCCATAAAACAGCCTGGATAAGTTTAGCCACCCGCCTGCGACTTCTCCCTGGCGCCAGCGTAAAGAAGTGAAAGGTCGCGATCGCGATCGCGAAAATAGGGCGGCAGGATCACTCCGCAATGATCACGCCGACGTCCAGCGTATTCAGTTCCTGACGGGCCGCGCTGGCAAGATGTGGATCGGTGATGATGCTGTCAAAACGCGTCAGCGGCAGCGCGAGAAACGTGGCAATCTTGTTGTATTTCGAACTGTCCGCCAGCAGGACGCGTTTGCTGCTGACCTCGTTCACCGCCCGCTTGACGGCAATTTTCTCTTCGTCAGGCGTGAAGATGCCGCGCGGCCCCCAGCAGGAAGCCGAGATAAAGGCGATATCAACCGACAGCCCGCGCAGAGACTGCGCAGCCGCATCGCCGACGCAGGAGCGGTTATCGCGGCACAGCGTGCCGCCGGTATGGATCATACGGCACTGGCTGGTATCGATAAGGAAATTGGCGATGACAAAATCGTTGGTGATCACCAGCAGGTCGTCACGCGCGCCCAGCTCCCGCGCCAGCGCCAGCGTCGTGGTCCCGGCATCCAGGTAGATGCAGCTGTTGCGGGGAATATGGCGCGCAGCGGCAGCACCGATAGCCTGCTTCTCCTGGCTGAACATGCTGGTTTTATCAAGGTGCGAAGGCTCGCTCGACAGGCGCTCGGTGGAACGTACGCCGCCGGAGACCAGCAGCACGGCACCCTGTTCCTCCAGCTTTTGCAGGTCGCGGCGGATGGTCATATGCGAGACGGCAAGGCGCTCGGTCAGCTCGGCGATGCTGACCACACCGCGCTCCTGTACCAGCGTGAGAATTTGTTGATGACGTTCAATCGGGATCATCGCGGCTCCTGAAATTAACGGTTTATCAGAGTGTAACGGAGCGCAGCGCGGCTCTGCACCACAATTTTTATCAAATTATCACGTTATTCCCTGATGAGCATGATGCTATTCGCATTATCCTTTAGGTAAGTCGTTGAAATTGATTCTATTTGCCAGCGTGAGCGGATGAGTTAAAGATGTTAAGCGTTGTGAAATATGCGCTTTCTCTTGTTAATTAATGTGAGCGTGGTCACCAAATTATCACCATAAAGCGCCTATACTTCACACAACAAAACAAATAATCACCAAAATTAACACGGAGAGCGTATGTCAAACGCAACATCTATGTCGGTCTGTGTCGTTGGCCTCGGTTCTATGGGGATGGGTGCGGCGCAATCCTGTATTAAAGCTGGCCTGAAAACTTACGGCGTCGATCTCAACCCGACCGCGCTGCAAACCCTGCGCGACAGCGGTGCCGTGGCTGCCGAACCCCGCGCCGATAGCTTTGCCGCGCAGCTGGACGCCGTCGTGCTGCTGGTGGTGAATGCCGCACAGGTGAAGCAGATCCTGTTTAGCGAGAGCGGGCTGGCAGCAAAGCTGAAGCCGGGAACGGCGGTCATGGTCTCCTCGACCATCTCTTCTCAGGATGCGCTGGCGATTGAACAGCAGCTGGCGGCCCATCAGCTGATCATGCTGGATGCGCCGGTTTCCGGCGGAGCGGCTAAGGCAGCTAGCGGTGAGATGACGGTGATGGCCTCCGGTAGCGAGCAGGCGTTTACGCTGCTGCAACCGGTGCTGGATGCGGTGGCGGGCAAGGTATATCGCATCGGCGCGGAAATCGGCCTCGGCTCGACCGTGAAAATTATTCATCAGCTGCTGGCAGGCGTGCATATCGCTGCCGGGGCTGAAGCGATGGCGCTCGCCGCCCGGGCCGGTATCCCACTTGATACCATGTATGACGTAGTGACTAACGCGGCGGGTAACTCCTGGATGTTTGAAAACCGCATGCGCCACGTGGTTGATGGCGACTACTCGCCAAAATCTGCGGTCGACATCTTTGTGAAAGATCTTGGCCTGGTTGCCGACACCGCCAAAGCACTGCACTTCCCGCTGCCGCTGGCCTCCACCGCTTTTAATATGTTCACCTCCGCCAGCAACGCAGGCTATGGCCGTGAAGATGACAGCGCGGTGATCAAAATTTTCAGCGGCATTACGCTGCCGGGTAAAAAGGAGCAGGAATAATGCGTCTTGGTGTGATTGCAGATGATTTTACCGGGGCGACCGATATCGCCAGCTTCCTGGTGCAGAACGGCATGTCCACCGTACAGGTGAATGGCGTGCCTGCTGAGGCGCTGGAGCTAAACGCCAATGCGATTGTGGTCAGCCTGAAGTCGCGCTCCTGTGCGCCTGAAAAAGCGGTGGCAGATTCTCTCCAGGCGTTGCAGTGGCTACAGCAGCAGGGCTGCGAGCGCTTCTATTTTAAATACTGCTCCACCTTCGACAGCACCGCTCAGGGCAATATTGGCCCGGTGACCGACGCGCTGCTGGATGCGCTGGGTGAATCGCAAACCATTATCTCCCCGTCGCTGCCGGTCAATGGCCGCACGGTGTATCAGGGGCATCTGTTCGTGATGGACCAGCTGCTGTCCGATTCCGGCATGCGCCACCATCCGGTGACGCCGATGACCGACAGTAATCTGCTGCGCCTGATGGAAGCGCAGAGTCGCGGTAAGGCAGGACTGGTTGCCAGCCCGACGCTGGATCGCGGGGCCGCTGCCGTGCGCGCAGCGCTGAGCGCGCTGCAAGAGCAGGGTGTGCGCTACGTGGTGCTGGATGCGCTGAATGAACAGCATCTGCTGACCCAGGGCGAAGCGCTGCGCGACATGCGGCTGGTCACCGGCGGTTCCGGGCTGGCAATCGGCCTGGCGCGCCAGTGGGCCAACGCAGCGCACGACAGCGCTCAGGCTCAGGCCGCGGGTGCGCCGCAGGGCGAGCGTGCCGTGGTGCTCTCTGGCTCCTGCTCAACCATGACTAACCGCCAGGTAGCGCGCTATCGCCAGCAGGCGGCGGCGCAGGCGGTAGATGTTGAACGTGCGCTCAACCAGCGGGAAGAGTATGCCATCGCGCTATGCGACTGGGTGGCTGAGCATGAAACTGACGCGCTGGCCCCGCTGCTGTTTGCCACCGCCGAACCGCAAGTGCTGCAGCGTATTCAGCAGCAGTACGGCGCCCAGAACAGCAGCGAAGCGATTGAACAGCTGTTTGCTGCCGTGGTGCGCGAACTGCAGCAGCGCGGCTGGCAGCGCTTTATCGTCGCAGGGGGCGAAACTTCCGGCGTGGTGGCACAGACGCTGGGCATTCATGCCTTCCATATTGGCCCGGCCATCTCTCCCGGCGTTCCCTGGGTGCGCGGCGTCGGGCAGCCGGTTTCGCTGGCGCTCAAATCCGGTAATTTCGGCGATGAAAACTTTTTTGCCCGCGCACAGACGGAGTTCACAGTATGACAGAGCAACAGGCACGTGAAGAGATGGTGCGATTAGGCGCCTCGTTTTTCCAGCGCGGTTATGCCACCGGCTCGGCAGGTAATTTATCGATGCGTCTGGAAGATGGCACCCTGCTGGCGACGCCGACCGGGTCCTGTCTTGGCGAACTGGTCGCCGATCGCTTATCAAAAGTGACGCCGGAAGGGGAGTGGATTGGTGGGGATAAACCCTCGAAAGAGATCAGCTTCCACCGGGCTATCTACCTCAACAACCCGCAAGCCGGGGCGATTGTGCATCTGCACTGCCTCTACCTGACCGCGCTCTCCTGCCTGGAAGGGTTGGATACCCAGAACTGCATTCGCCCGTTCACGCCGTATGTGGTGATGCGCGTCGGCGATGTGCCGGTGGTGCCCTATTACCGTCCGGGCGATGCACGGCTGGGAGAGGATCTCGCGAAACTGGCTCCGCACTATAAGGCATTCCTGCTGGCTAACCACGGCCCGGTGGTGGTGGGGAAAACCCTGCGCGAAGCGGCAGATAATACCGAAGAGCTGGAAGAGACTGCCCGGCTGATCTTTACCCTGGGCGACCGCCCGATTCGATATCTCAACGATGCCGAAGTGGCTGAATTACGGAGCTGAACATGCCTAAGTTTGCTGCTAACCTCTCGACCCTGTTTAACGAAGTTCCCTTTATGGAGCGCTTCGACGCCGCGGCGCAGGCCGGTTTTCGTGGGGTGGAGTTTCTGTTTCCCTATGAGTATGACGCCGCGCAGCTGAAGCAGGCGTTATCGCGCAATCGGCTTGAGCTGGTGCTGTTTAATACCGCACCGGGCAACACTGCCGCCGGGGAGTGGGGCGTTTCCGCCATCCCGGGGCGTGAAGAGGATGCGCGTCGCGATATCGATAACGCGCTGGAGTACGCGCTGGCGCTTGACTGTCGCCAGGTGCATATCATGGCGGCAGTGGTGCCGGAGGGGGCCGATCGCCAGGCGTACTGCCGCACCTTTATCGACAACGTGCGCTATGCCGCCGATAAGTTTGCTCCGCACGGCGTGCGCATTCTGCTGGAAGCGTTAAATCCCCAAACCAAGCCGGGCTATCTCTACTCAAGCCAGTACCAAGTGCTGGAGATGGTGAAGCGCATCGACCGGCCTGGCGTGTACAGCCAGCTCGATCTGTTCCACGCGCAGCGGGTGGACGGCAATTTAAGCCACCTGATCACCGCGTTTGCCGGGCAGTACCAGCATATTCAGATCGCCTCTGCCCCGGATCGTCACGAGCCGGATGAAGGCGAGATCAATTATCCCTGGCTGTTCGATCTGCTGGACCGCAGCGGGTATCAGGGCTGGATCGGCTGCGAATATTTCCCACGAACCACCACGCTGGAAGGACTGGGCTGGTTCTCAGCCTATAAATAAGCGGACGTTTAGCTAAACGCTGCGTGTTTATGACGCGCAGCGCTGAAATCTTGCGGCCTGAATCCGGCGGCAATATAACGATAATGAGGTCTGAAAGATGTCCACCGCCCTGCTCTTAACCATTGCTGTGGCCAGCGTGCTGATACTGCTGCTGCTGGTGATTAAAATAAAGATCCACCCGTTTGTCGCTCTGCTGGTTGTCAGCCTGATGGTGGCGATGGCTACCGGCATCCCGGCAGATAATATTATGAAAGTGATCGTCTCAGGAATGGGCGGTCTGCTGGGGTCTATCACCATCATCATTGTGCTGGGGGCGATGCTCGGCGCAATTATTGAAGCCTCCGGCGGAGCAGAATCGCTGGCGCAGCGCTTTACCCATACGCTGGGGATTAAACGCACCGTCGCGGCGCTCACCATGGCAGCATTTATTCTGGGTATTCCGGTCTTTTTTGAAGTCGGTTTTATTATTGTTATTCCACTGATCTACGGTTTTACCAAAGTGGCCCGCGTCTCGCCGCTGAAGTATGGCCTGCCAATGGCGGGCGTGATGCTGACCGTTCATGTGGCGCTGCCGACTCACCCCGGCGCTGCGGCCGCGGCCGGACTGCTGGGGACCGACATGGGCTGGCTGATGCTGCTGGGGATTGCGATATCGATCCCGGTGGGCGTGGTGGGGTACTTCGTGGCGAAAGCGATGAACCGCCGTCAGTATCATCTGTCGCTCAGCGTGCTGGAGCAGCTGCAGCTGGCAAAACCGGAAAACAGCCCGCGCCAGAACCAGGAGAAGCCGCCAGGCGCGCTGCTGATCTCTTCGCTGATTGTCGTGCCGATTGTGCTGATCGTGGTCGGGACGCTGGCGCATACCGTGCTGCCGGAAGGCAATACGCTGCGCCAGCTGTTAACCCTGATCGGTACGCCAGCGATTGCGCTGCTGATTGCGCTGGCGCTATCGGCCTGGCTGCTCGGTCTGCGCCGTGGCTGGAGCCGTGACAAGCTGAGCGATATGCTGGACCGCGCAATCCCCAGCTCTGCCGGAGTGATCCTGGTGGCGGGCGCCGGTGGGGCATTCGGTAAGGTGCTGGTGGAGTCCGGGGTGGGTAAAGCGCTGGCGCTGTCGCTGGAAACCATTCATCTGCCGCTGATCCCCGCTGCGTTTATTCTGTCGCTGGCGCTGCGCGCTTCGCAGGGGTCCGCGACCGTGGCGATCCTCACCACCAGCGGTCTGCTGACCCAGGCGGTAGCGGGCATTAGCGATATTCAGCTGGTGCTTGTCACGCTCTCGGCCTGCTTTGGTGCGCTGGGCCTGTCGCACGTCAATGATGCCGGCTTCTGGGTGGTGACGCGCTATCTCGGCCTGTCCGTGGCCGACGGTCTGAAAACCTGGACCGTGCTGACTACCGCGATGGGGCTGACCGGTTTTGTACTGGTGTGGCTGCTGTCAGCGCTGCTGTAACAGCGGGTAACATCGCAAACCAGGCGAATCAGTTATCTTCTTCTATACTCAAGTCACTACAACGTAGTGACTTTTTTTTACATTAGAGGGCATGGAATGAAAATTATCCTTTGGATTATTGCGATCATCTTTATCGTTGGCTTATTAACAGTGACGGGCGTGTTTAAGTTGATATTCTAAGATTACGTTCTGGCAGCCTGAAGAGTCACTCATTCGGGCTGCCTGTAATTGTATGTTTTGAAATTATAACCACGATTTTGAAATGTAATTTATTATTTATTTTATTGGTTTGTTATTTCCTGAGGTGTCGTTTGACGATTCCTGCGCATAATATCAATGCCGCTTCAATATCACCCTTTCACTACATTAAATATAAAACCCAACAGATATACTCGCACTTCTCAAAATGAAAATGCGGGAAATGCTATGAGCATGAATGAAGAGCAGCTGTTATCAGATGAAGCCAGGTACTGTTCGCACGGTGATACCGTCCACTATGTTAATCCCCCCAAAATCTTTGAACGCTGCCAGGGCAGTTATCTGTTTGATGCCCAGGGAACCCCTTATCTGGACCTGCAGATGTGGTACTCCGCCGTCAATTTCGGCTATGCCAATCCCCGTCTCGACAACGCGCTGAAAAAACAGATCGATGTTCTGCCACAGCTGGCGAGCCAGTATCTGCACCCGACAAAAATTGAGCTGTCGAAGGTGATTGCTCAGGATATGGAGCGCAAATTTGGCCTGCCGGGCCGGGTGCATTTTAACGTGGGCGGGTCGCAGTCCGTTGATGACTCGCTGAAGCTGGTGCGCAATTTCACCCACGGCAAAAGCCGGATGTTTGCTTTTGAAGGCGGCTATCACGGGCGTACGCTCGGCGCTTCTGCCATCACCTCCAGCTATCGTTACCGTCGCCGCTTCGGCCACTTTGGTGAACGCGCCCAGTTTATTCCCTTTCCCTACCCATTCCGCCGTCAAAGAGGGATGACGGCGGAAGAGTATGCCGAGAAGCTGGTGGCCGATTTTGCCCGCCTGTTTGAAAATGAGTATCACGGCGTCTGGGACCCCAGGGTGCGCGAAGCGGAATTTGCGGCTTTTTATATTGAGCCGATTCAGGGCACGGGCGGTTACGTTATTCCACCGCGCAATTTCTTCCCGGCGCTGAAAAAAGTGCTGGATGAGCACGGTATTTTGCTGGTGGTGGATGAGATCCAGATGGGCTTTTACCGCACCGGTAAACTGTGGTCGGTGGAACACTTTGGTATAACGCCGGACGTGCTGATCTTCGGCAAAGCGCTGACCAACGGACTGAACCCGCTCGCCGGAATTTGGGCACGCGAAGAGATGATCAATCCGCAGATCTTCCCGGTGGGTTCCACCCACTCCACCTTTGCCTCTAATCCGCTGGGAACGGCGGTGGGGCTGGAAGTGATGCAGATGCTGGCCGAGAAGGATTATGAAAAGCAGGTATCAGAAAAAGGCGCTTATTTCCTGGAGGGGCTCAAAACCCTGCAGCGCCAGCATAAAGAGATCGGTGATGTCGATGGTCTCGGCCTGGCCCTGCGCGCCGAGCTGTGCCAGGCCGATGGCTTTACCCCGGATAAAGCGCTGCTCGACAAAATGGTGGATATTGGTCTCTCCGGCACGCTGGAGTACCAGGGGCAGAAAACCGGACTGGTGCTGGATGTCGGCGGCTACTATAAAAATGTCATCACCTTCGCACCCTCACTGGAAATCAGTCGGGCGGAGATTGACCAGGCCATAACGCTGCTCGACCAGGCATTGACCCGCGCCAAACAGCAGCGCTAATCCTGCTTTATTTCCGTTGTTGAGGCGCCATCAGGCGCCTCTTTTTATGCTGACTGAGCCACCGCTTCCCCTTTCGCCAGGCAGAGTACGCCGGCGAGAATCAACAGGCCGCCAAGGGCTTTGACCAGCGTTAACGCATCATCGAACAGCCAGACGGAAACCAGCGTCACGCTGAGGATCTCAAGGTGCGAGGCGGCAAACGCCGGGCCGAGTGGGGCAGACCTCAGCAAATTCATCCAGGTAAAGAATGCCCCGGCATAGCCGAGAAGCGCAGCGTAAATCCATAGCTGGCTAAATAGACGTAACAGCCATGCCGCATCCAGCGTCAGTGGGGCCGCGTGAAGTGCGGCAAGCTTAAAACTGACCTGCGCCAGCGTATCGAACATCAGTAGCGCCAGAAAACCGACCAGGTAAAACTTTTTCATCAGCCGAGCCCCACGATAATAACGCCGAGTGAAATCAACAGCATGCCGGCCAGCCGCCAGCGAGTAAGACGTTCGTTAAAGCACCAGCGGGCTGCCAGCATGATCGCTACCACGTTAATCGATGCCAGCAGCACGGCCTGCGACAGCGCGACCCGCGAGAGAAATGCCAGCCACAGCAGAAACTGGACTGCGTAACTGACAAAGCCCAGCCAGACCCAGGGGCGGGCCAGCATATAACGCCACGGCTGCGTGCCTGAGCTGTGGGCGCTGCTTAGCGCTGCGGTCTTAAAGGCGAGCTGCCCGCAGCAGTCGAGCAGGGTAGTCAGTAGCCACAGCAGCAGCGTCAGGCGGCTCATTGCAGCAGGCGGTCGGCATCTACCGCAGGTCGGGGAGTGCCGTCAGGGGATGAGAAGTGATTGATAAAAGCGATGGAACGCTGAAAAAGCTCATGGCGATCGTTATCAATAGTGATCATATGGTAGCTATTGGCCAGCAGCACCAGTTCTGCAGGGCCACTCACGCTGTCGCGCACCAGTTCCGCATTGCGCCGGTGGGAAATATCATCTTCGCTGGCGTGCAGGATCAGGCAGGGTGAAGTGGTGCAGTGCAGCCTGA
This window harbors:
- the ygbI gene encoding DNA-binding transcriptional repressor YgbI, whose protein sequence is MIPIERHQQILTLVQERGVVSIAELTERLAVSHMTIRRDLQKLEEQGAVLLVSGGVRSTERLSSEPSHLDKTSMFSQEKQAIGAAAARHIPRNSCIYLDAGTTTLALARELGARDDLLVITNDFVIANFLIDTSQCRMIHTGGTLCRDNRSCVGDAAAQSLRGLSVDIAFISASCWGPRGIFTPDEEKIAVKRAVNEVSSKRVLLADSSKYNKIATFLALPLTRFDSIITDPHLASAARQELNTLDVGVIIAE
- the ltnD gene encoding L-threonate dehydrogenase — its product is MSNATSMSVCVVGLGSMGMGAAQSCIKAGLKTYGVDLNPTALQTLRDSGAVAAEPRADSFAAQLDAVVLLVVNAAQVKQILFSESGLAAKLKPGTAVMVSSTISSQDALAIEQQLAAHQLIMLDAPVSGGAAKAASGEMTVMASGSEQAFTLLQPVLDAVAGKVYRIGAEIGLGSTVKIIHQLLAGVHIAAGAEAMALAARAGIPLDTMYDVVTNAAGNSWMFENRMRHVVDGDYSPKSAVDIFVKDLGLVADTAKALHFPLPLASTAFNMFTSASNAGYGREDDSAVIKIFSGITLPGKKEQE
- the otnK gene encoding 3-oxo-tetronate kinase, whose amino-acid sequence is MRLGVIADDFTGATDIASFLVQNGMSTVQVNGVPAEALELNANAIVVSLKSRSCAPEKAVADSLQALQWLQQQGCERFYFKYCSTFDSTAQGNIGPVTDALLDALGESQTIISPSLPVNGRTVYQGHLFVMDQLLSDSGMRHHPVTPMTDSNLLRLMEAQSRGKAGLVASPTLDRGAAAVRAALSALQEQGVRYVVLDALNEQHLLTQGEALRDMRLVTGGSGLAIGLARQWANAAHDSAQAQAAGAPQGERAVVLSGSCSTMTNRQVARYRQQAAAQAVDVERALNQREEYAIALCDWVAEHETDALAPLLFATAEPQVLQRIQQQYGAQNSSEAIEQLFAAVVRELQQRGWQRFIVAGGETSGVVAQTLGIHAFHIGPAISPGVPWVRGVGQPVSLALKSGNFGDENFFARAQTEFTV
- the otnC gene encoding 3-oxo-tetronate 4-phosphate decarboxylase, producing the protein MTEQQAREEMVRLGASFFQRGYATGSAGNLSMRLEDGTLLATPTGSCLGELVADRLSKVTPEGEWIGGDKPSKEISFHRAIYLNNPQAGAIVHLHCLYLTALSCLEGLDTQNCIRPFTPYVVMRVGDVPVVPYYRPGDARLGEDLAKLAPHYKAFLLANHGPVVVGKTLREAADNTEELEETARLIFTLGDRPIRYLNDAEVAELRS
- a CDS encoding HPr family phosphocarrier protein, whose amino-acid sequence is MPKFAANLSTLFNEVPFMERFDAAAQAGFRGVEFLFPYEYDAAQLKQALSRNRLELVLFNTAPGNTAAGEWGVSAIPGREEDARRDIDNALEYALALDCRQVHIMAAVVPEGADRQAYCRTFIDNVRYAADKFAPHGVRILLEALNPQTKPGYLYSSQYQVLEMVKRIDRPGVYSQLDLFHAQRVDGNLSHLITAFAGQYQHIQIASAPDRHEPDEGEINYPWLFDLLDRSGYQGWIGCEYFPRTTTLEGLGWFSAYK
- a CDS encoding GntP family transporter codes for the protein MSTALLLTIAVASVLILLLLVIKIKIHPFVALLVVSLMVAMATGIPADNIMKVIVSGMGGLLGSITIIIVLGAMLGAIIEASGGAESLAQRFTHTLGIKRTVAALTMAAFILGIPVFFEVGFIIVIPLIYGFTKVARVSPLKYGLPMAGVMLTVHVALPTHPGAAAAAGLLGTDMGWLMLLGIAISIPVGVVGYFVAKAMNRRQYHLSLSVLEQLQLAKPENSPRQNQEKPPGALLISSLIVVPIVLIVVGTLAHTVLPEGNTLRQLLTLIGTPAIALLIALALSAWLLGLRRGWSRDKLSDMLDRAIPSSAGVILVAGAGGAFGKVLVESGVGKALALSLETIHLPLIPAAFILSLALRASQGSATVAILTTSGLLTQAVAGISDIQLVLVTLSACFGALGLSHVNDAGFWVVTRYLGLSVADGLKTWTVLTTAMGLTGFVLVWLLSALL
- a CDS encoding aspartate aminotransferase family protein; translation: MSMNEEQLLSDEARYCSHGDTVHYVNPPKIFERCQGSYLFDAQGTPYLDLQMWYSAVNFGYANPRLDNALKKQIDVLPQLASQYLHPTKIELSKVIAQDMERKFGLPGRVHFNVGGSQSVDDSLKLVRNFTHGKSRMFAFEGGYHGRTLGASAITSSYRYRRRFGHFGERAQFIPFPYPFRRQRGMTAEEYAEKLVADFARLFENEYHGVWDPRVREAEFAAFYIEPIQGTGGYVIPPRNFFPALKKVLDEHGILLVVDEIQMGFYRTGKLWSVEHFGITPDVLIFGKALTNGLNPLAGIWAREEMINPQIFPVGSTHSTFASNPLGTAVGLEVMQMLAEKDYEKQVSEKGAYFLEGLKTLQRQHKEIGDVDGLGLALRAELCQADGFTPDKALLDKMVDIGLSGTLEYQGQKTGLVLDVGGYYKNVITFAPSLEISRAEIDQAITLLDQALTRAKQQR
- a CDS encoding DMT family transporter; the protein is MKKFYLVGFLALLMFDTLAQVSFKLAALHAAPLTLDAAWLLRLFSQLWIYAALLGYAGAFFTWMNLLRSAPLGPAFAASHLEILSVTLVSVWLFDDALTLVKALGGLLILAGVLCLAKGEAVAQSA
- a CDS encoding EamA family transporter, coding for MSRLTLLLWLLTTLLDCCGQLAFKTAALSSAHSSGTQPWRYMLARPWVWLGFVSYAVQFLLWLAFLSRVALSQAVLLASINVVAIMLAARWCFNERLTRWRLAGMLLISLGVIIVGLG